From the Palaemon carinicauda isolate YSFRI2023 chromosome 4, ASM3689809v2, whole genome shotgun sequence genome, the window GAAATTCGTGGCCGGACGTTTGTTAGAGCCAGTCTCATGTCATCTCCAACATCCAATCTGTTCCTCTTCTTTGTTTTCATATTGACAAGAGTGGAAAATCCTGCTTCACATAAGTAGGTAGAAGCAAATGGAACAAGGACACGTAAACCTATCATGCTGATTTTGGAGAATGACTGATACATACCACACCTGAACTGAGTCACGGATTTCACCTTGAAGAGATCAAGAGCTTAAGAGTTGTTCCTTATATCCAGATATTCCTCTTGGATTTCATCTGGGATGCTGGATACGTCAAGTTCAGTACAAAATGGGTTCCTTACCAGGGCCTCCTGTTCATGTGAAAGCTCAGGGAAGTAACGCTTAACTTCCTTTTCTAGAGACTGAAGATGTTCGGTAATCTCATCCTTGAGGAACTGATCCAGTTAGATGTGAGACTCATCTATCACTCCACAAAGTTTTTCAAACATAACGATGTTTCCAAGATTTGTTTTCCGACGCCAGTTTTGCAGTTTAGAAACAAAGGCCCGAAGACTATCTTGAAAAAGGAGAACATGTGTTTCCCTTCCTTGAAGCTTCAAATTGAGCTTGTTCAGCTGGTCAAAAATGTCGGCTAGGTACGCAACCCTTTTATTCCATGATTCATCTTCGAAGTGGACAACAAGATCTTTCCTTTCTTGAATCTCCAGGAATagctttatttcatctttcatttaaaAGACATGATTAATAACGTTTCGTTTCGACAACCAACGTACTGCTGTGTAGAAGAGAAGGACTTCGTGGTCAGCATTCATGTCTTTGCATAGTTCTTTGAATAGGCGAGTGTTGAGTGCTTTATTcttgatataatttacaattttgatTACAGATTCAAGCACTTCCTGCAGAGAAATAGGGAGAGTCTTACTTGCGAGAGCATATCGGTGAATCATGCAATGGATGCCCTTTGCTTGAGGTGCTAGCTTCTTCACTCTCGATTGGAATCCTGATTTCGATCCCAGCATAGCCGGTGCCAAATCCGTACAAACCCCACACACGTTTTCCCAACGAAGATCTTCCTCTTGGAAAAAAGTTTAAGCTTTTTTCCATGACATCATCAGCTTTTGTTGTGGTTTCAAGTGTACTGCAGAATAAGAATTGGTCTTTAATGTAACCTGAATTGATGTATCTCACGAAGACAAGCAACTGAGAACATGAACTTACATCTGTTGACTCATCGAGCTGAAAGGAAAACAAAGGGGAACCCTTAATTTCAGTCAAAACCTGTTCCTTCAAATCCATAGACATTTTAGAAATGCGTCTCTGTATAGTATTATTTGACAGGGTTACTTGCTGCATCTTTTTTGCACTGGCTTCTCCAAGAATAAGATTTACTGCTTTCATCATGCAGGGTTTAATAAGTGTTTCTCCAATCATTCGATGCTTTTTTTGTTTAGCAATTTCGAATGCAATCTCATATGAGGCTTCCAATACGGTTGCACTCTGCTGCTGAAACGACCCACTAATATCGAGTCTTTGGCTTTTAAGACACCGTTCATGCCGTTTGAAGAAATCCAAATCCATCTTAGCGTGTTCTGGATGTTTCGTCTCGAGATAATGCTTGAGTTTTGATGGTTTCAATGACTCTGCACTTAGGATATTATGGCACAAAACAAACTGTTGTTTCTCAATGCCGTCGTTGGCAAGCAGAGTGGTGAAGCCAATGTTGAGGTAGCTTTCTGAGTATCTGCGCCGTTTAGCCATGGATTCAAATCTATGAATAGAATACAAATGACATTAGGAATATATTCaattagaaaataaacaagaaacttgAATAAGAACATATTTCAAATCAAAATGTCATATCACAACAGCATGCTTGCCAGACACAACTCATCTCTACTGCTTACTTATCTCcttgttaaaataaagtaaaaatgttgAATAATGCACGCTTTGGAACACTGACTGGTGGTGAGTAATTTACGAGCATACGATAGACacgtaaataatagaaaaaaaaattcatgactaAGAACAAATAGATACACGTGAAACATATTGCCAGAAGAGCGAAAAAGAAGTGTAATCAGCAAAAGGTTGTTACTCGAAGGTTTGCAAGAATAAGTTCTTTTCCATAAATTTCAGTAGTTATGTCCACCAAAAATTATAGAGAATTCAGACAGCTTTCTCATCTATCTCTTGATAACTTTGCTCTTACTTTTGCTAACAGCTCTACATCAAAAGATTGTTATTCGAAGGTTTTGCgggaataacttttttttatgaatttcttctAGCAAAAATACCGAAAATCATACAAGAACTAGAATAACAATAACTCACATAAAGATAAGCATCAAATTTATAGTAAATCGTAGCCACTTACAAatcaaagagaaaactaaaactgtCAGAATAATCAAGTTTGTCTTCAATATTCAAATCACA encodes:
- the LOC137639666 gene encoding protein FAM200C-like; this translates as MAKRRRYSESYLNIGFTTLLANDGIEKQQFVLCHNILSAESLKPSKLKHYLETKHPEHAKMDLDFFKRHERCLKSQRLDISGSFQQQSATVLEASYEIAFEIAKQKKHRMIGETLIKPCMMKAVNLILGEASAKKMQQVTLSNNTIQRRISKMSMDLKEQVLTEIKGSPLFSFQLDESTDVSSCSQLLVFVRYINSGYIKDQFLFCSTLETTTKADDVMEKSLNFFPRGRSSLGKRVWGLYGFGTGYAGIEIRIPIESEEASTSSKGHPLHDSPICSRK